The Rhizobium grahamii DNA window CGGTCTCGGCTTTGAGCGCCTATGCTTCCGAGCCGACGGTACCGCCCGTTGCGCCGCCGTTCCCGGCGGAAGGCAAGATCAAATACGTTTCGAGAGACTCGATCGAAGAGTTCAAGGCGCTGCCTTCGTATAACGAACCGGACTGGGTGAAGAAGAACTTCGTCGACACCGGCAAGCTGCCTCCCGTCAAGGATCGCCTGCCCAAGGAACCGCTCGTCTTCAAGACCGACAACATGGTCGACGGCGTCGGCGTCTACGGGGACACCCTGCGCCATGTTATCGGCGGCCGGCCGGAAGGCTGGAACTATGGCGCCGGCCAGACGCAGGGCTGGGGCGGCATCGATATCGGTCTCTCCGAATGCCTGACGCGTACGGCACCGCTCTTCCAGGTCGAAGCCAAGGATACCGAACCGCTTCCGAACCTCGCCAAGAGCTGGGAATGGTCTGCTGATGGCCACAAGCTGACCATGCACCTCGTCGAAGGCGCAAAGTGGTCGGATGGCGTCGCCTTCAACGCTGACGACATCATGTTCTACTGGGAAGATGAAGTCATCGACCCGAACGTCTCGCCGCTCGGTGGTGGCGCATCGCCGGAAGCCTTCGGCGAGGGCACGACGCTGAAGAAGATCGACGACTACACCGTCGAATGGACGTTCAAGGACGCTTTCCCGAAGCAGTACCTCTACACGATGTCCTATCCGAGCTTCTGCCCGGGTCCGTCGCACATCCTGAAGCCACAGCATCCGAAGTATTCGAAGAACACCTACGACCAGTTCAAGAATGCTTTCCCGCCGGAATTCATGAACATGCCGGTCATGGGCGCCTGGGTGCCGGTCGAATATCGTCCTGACGACATCATCGTCATGCGCCGCAACCCCTACTACTGGAAGGTCGATGAGAAGGGCAACCAGCTGCCTTACCTCAACGAACTGCACTACAAGCTCTCCACCTGGGCTGACCGAGACGTGCAGGCCGTTGCCGGTTCCGGCGACATTTCCAACCTGGAGCAGCCTGAAAACTTCGTGGCGTCACTGAAGCGCGCTGCCGAGAAGACCGCACCGGCACGCCTTGCCTTCGGCCCGCGCCTGATCGGTTACAACCTGCGTATGAACCTCTCGGCCAACGGCTGGGGCGATCCTGATGCACGTGGCCAGGCTGTTCGCGAACTGAACCGCAATGAGGACTTCCGCAAGGCGGTCACCATGGGTCTGGACCGCAAGGCGATCGGCGACTCGCTGGTCAAGGGTCCGTTCACCGCGATCTATCCGGGTGGCCTGTCGTCGGGCACGAGCTTCTACGACCGCAACTCGGTGGTCTATTACCCGTTCGACCTGAAGGGCGCCAAGGCATTGCTCGCCAAGGCCGGCCTCAAGGATACCGATGGCGACGGCTTCGTGAACTTCCCCGCCGGCACCGAAGGCGGCAAGAACGTCGAAATCGTGCTTCTGGTCAACAACGCCTACGCCACCGACAAGAGCCTTGCAGAAGGCGTCATCGGGCAGATGGAAAAGCTCGGCATCAAGGTCATCCTCAATGCATTGGATGGTCCGAAGCGTGATGACGCCCACTATGCGGGTCGTTTCGACTGGCTGATCCAGCGCAGCTCACCGGAGCTTGCTTCCGTCGTGCAGAACACCGAACAGCTTGCGCCTGTCGGTCCCCGCACGAGCTGGCAGCACCGCGCCGGCAAGGACGGCAAGCTTGACCTGATGCCCTATGAAGAAAAGCTGGTCGACATCGTAACCAAGTTCCAGACCAGCCAGGACAACAACGAGCGCGTCGACCTGATGAAGCAGTATCAGAAGGTCGCGACCGAGAATGTCGATACGGTCGGCCTCACGGAGTATCCGGGTGCGCTGATCATCAACAAGCGCTTCTCGAACGTGCCGGCTGGAACTCCGATCTTCATGTTCAACTGGGCTGAAGACTCCGTCATCCGCGAACGTCTGTGGGTGGCTGCTGACAAGCAGGGCAAGTACGAGCTGTTCCCTGAGCAGCTGCCCGGCAAGCCTGGCGACAAGGGTCCGATCAACTAAGCGTTCTCCTCCCAACGAAAGATACCGGTCGCGTGTGATGCGCGGCCGGCCAAGATCAACTAGCCAGCCGCATAGAGACAGCGACTGGCCGCAATGAGAAGCGAACCGTCAGATGTTCCGATTCCTGCTCGTGCGCATAGCCTCCGCGATTCCGGTGCTGATCATCCTCAGCATCGTGACCTTCGCGATCATCCAGGCGCCGCCCGGCGACTATGCCGATTACATCCGTTCGCAGCTGATCAATCAGAGTGGAGCCTCCTTCGCGGCCGCCGATGCGCAGGCCCAGGCCTATCGCGTCGCCCACGGGCTCGACCAACCGATGGTCATCCAGTATTTCAACTGGATCAAAGGGATCGTGACGCAGGGCGATTTCGGCTACAGCATGTTCTACAATAAGCCGGTGGCCGACGTGGTCGCTGAGCGCCTGCCGCGCACCCTTGCACTGGCGTTGGTCTGCCACATCCTGGCATCCGTGCTCGGCATCACCTTCGGCGTCTGGGCCGCGACCCGCCAGTATTCCTGGATCGACAGCCTGCTTTCCGGCATTTCTTTCCTCGGCATGACGGTGCCGCGCTTCCTGATGGCGCTGATCATCGTCTATCTCATGGTATTCCAGTTCAACGTCGCGGAAATCGGTAGCTTCTTCTCGCCGCAATACGGCGGCGCGCCGTGGTCCTGGGCGAAATTTGTCGATCTCGTCCACCATGTCTGGCCGGTCGTCGCCATCGCCACCTTCGGCGGGCTCGCCTACAACATGCGTGTCATGCGCGGCAATCTGCTTGATACGCTGAACGCCCAGTACGTCGAGACGGCGAGGGCGAAGGGCCTTTCCGGCGGTGCGGTCGTCATGCGCCATGCGGTGCCAAACGCACTGCATCCACTCGTCATGTATCAGGGCGTCGTGCTCCCCTACATGCTGACCGGCGAGATCGAGACCGCGATCATCTTCTCCCTCCCAACCGTTGGGCCCGCAATCGTCGGCTCCATGGCGATCGGCGACGTCTACGTGACGGCCACCTTCATGATGGTGCTGTCCGCCACGCTCATCGTCGGCAACATCATCGCCGACATGCTGCTTGCGATGCTGGACCCTCGCGTCCGTACGTACGGAGGAGCCTGATATGCTCGCATTCGATTCCGCTCCCCCGCCGCCGCACGAGGAAACCGTCAAGTCGGTGCCGCATGGCAATGAAAGCTACATGGCGCTGGTCTGGCGCCGCCTGAGACGCTCGTGGACCGGGACTATCGGCCTCGTGCTGGTTGCCATGCTCCTGATAATGGCGATCTTCGCGGAGTTTTTCGCGCCGATGGATCCGAAGGCGACGGATGTCGGCTTTGCCCCACCGCAGATGATGAGCTTCCACGATAAGGACGGCAATTTCGTCTTTCAGCCACGCGTCTATGGCTTGACCGAGTCGGAAGAACTCGACCCGGTGACCTTCCAGCCGATCGTCGGCCCGGACTATGATAATCCGAACCTCCTCGGCTTCTTCGTGAGCGGGGCTGAATACAAGCTCCTCGGTCTCATTCCGACAGACCGGCACTTCTTCGGTTCGACTACGGGGCAGCCGGTGCATTTCCTCGGCACTGACAAGTTCGGCCGGGACGTGCTGTCGCGCGCCATCGTCGGCTCGCGGATTTCGCTGACGATTGCGCTTACCGTCGTCTTCATCGTCACCGTGATCGGAACTACGGTCGGCATGGTGTCGGGATATTTTGGCGGCGCCTTCGACACCTGGGTACAGCGCTTCGTCGAAGTGGTGCTCGCCTTCCCGCAACTGCCGCTTTATCTGGCGCTAACGTCGCTTATCCCGGTGACGGCACCGACCAATGTCTTCCTCGGCTTCGTCATCATCGTCATGTCGGCACTCGGCTGGGCTCAGATGTCGCGCGAAGTCCGCGGCAAGACACTGGCACTCGCGCGCATCGATTATGTCCGGGCTGCCATGGCTGTCGGCGCCACCGACCGACGGATCATCTTCCAGCACATCTTCCCGAACGTGATGAGCCACGTGATCGTCGCCGTCACGCTGCATATCCCGAGCGTGGTGCTGTTGGAATCCTTCCTCGGCTTCCTCGGCTTTGCCGTGAAGCCACCGCTGATTTCCTGGGGTCTGATGCTTCAGGATACCGCAAACTACTCCGTTATCGGCACCTATCCCTGGATTCTGGCGCCCGTCGGCTTCGTGCTGATCACCGTCTTCGCGTTCAACGCGCTGGGTGACGGTCTGCGCGATGCAGTCGATCCTTATTGAGGTGACCAAGATGGCTCTTGCACTCGTCAACTCTTTCGCCCCGCCGGTGCGCCTCGATCATGAGGGACGGTCGGAAAGTCCTGTCATCGATGCGCGCAACGTCGCGGTCAACTTCAAGGTCGAGCACGGCACTGTCGAGGCTGTGAAGGACATCTCCTTCCAGCTCTATCGCGGAGAAACGATCGCGATCGTCGGCGAATCCGGTTCCGGAAAGTCGGTCACCGCACGCACCGTGATGGGCCTGCTGTCCAAGCGTGCGGTGGTTTCACCGAAATCCACTGTGACCTACGACGGCGCCAATATCCTGAAATTCTCCGAGCGCGACCGTCGCAAGCTTCGCGGCGACCGCATCTCGATGATCTTCCAGGAACCGATGAGCTCGCTCAATCCGATCTATACGATCGGCAGCCAGATCGTCGAGGCGATCCGCGTGCATCGCAAGGTGAGCAAGAAGCAGGCGGAAGCCCGGGCGCTCGAGCTCCTGCAGCACGTCCAGATTCCAGATCCCGAAGCCCGGCTCAGACAATATCCGCATCAGCTCTCCGGGGGGCAGCGCCAGCGCGTGATGATCGCCATGGCGCTCGCCAACGATCCCGATGTGCTGATCGCCGACGAACCGACGACCGCCCTCGACGTGACGGTGCAGGCGCAGATCCTGAACCTCATCCGCAACCTGCAGAAGGAATTGCGGATGGCGGTGATCTTGATCACCCACGACCTGACGGTCGTGCGCCAGTTCTCCGACTACGTCTACGTCATGCAGCATGGCGAGATGCGCGAGCACAACACCACAGAGGCCCTCTTTGCCAATCCGCAGCACTCCTACACCAAGCACCTGCTGGGTTCGGAACCACGTGGTCAGGCCAATCCGCTGCCTGAGGGCTCGGACGTCATCCTCGATGCCAAGGACGTGCGTGTCTCGTTCATGATGCGCCATGGCGGGTTCTTCAAGCCGGAACTGAAGGAGCTCATCGCCGTCAACCGGTTGAACCTGACGCTCCGGCGGCATGAAACACTTGGCCTCGTCGGCGAATC harbors:
- a CDS encoding ABC transporter substrate-binding protein is translated as MRNYRNLGILAGLALSVSVSALSAYASEPTVPPVAPPFPAEGKIKYVSRDSIEEFKALPSYNEPDWVKKNFVDTGKLPPVKDRLPKEPLVFKTDNMVDGVGVYGDTLRHVIGGRPEGWNYGAGQTQGWGGIDIGLSECLTRTAPLFQVEAKDTEPLPNLAKSWEWSADGHKLTMHLVEGAKWSDGVAFNADDIMFYWEDEVIDPNVSPLGGGASPEAFGEGTTLKKIDDYTVEWTFKDAFPKQYLYTMSYPSFCPGPSHILKPQHPKYSKNTYDQFKNAFPPEFMNMPVMGAWVPVEYRPDDIIVMRRNPYYWKVDEKGNQLPYLNELHYKLSTWADRDVQAVAGSGDISNLEQPENFVASLKRAAEKTAPARLAFGPRLIGYNLRMNLSANGWGDPDARGQAVRELNRNEDFRKAVTMGLDRKAIGDSLVKGPFTAIYPGGLSSGTSFYDRNSVVYYPFDLKGAKALLAKAGLKDTDGDGFVNFPAGTEGGKNVEIVLLVNNAYATDKSLAEGVIGQMEKLGIKVILNALDGPKRDDAHYAGRFDWLIQRSSPELASVVQNTEQLAPVGPRTSWQHRAGKDGKLDLMPYEEKLVDIVTKFQTSQDNNERVDLMKQYQKVATENVDTVGLTEYPGALIINKRFSNVPAGTPIFMFNWAEDSVIRERLWVAADKQGKYELFPEQLPGKPGDKGPIN
- a CDS encoding ABC transporter permease; the encoded protein is MFRFLLVRIASAIPVLIILSIVTFAIIQAPPGDYADYIRSQLINQSGASFAAADAQAQAYRVAHGLDQPMVIQYFNWIKGIVTQGDFGYSMFYNKPVADVVAERLPRTLALALVCHILASVLGITFGVWAATRQYSWIDSLLSGISFLGMTVPRFLMALIIVYLMVFQFNVAEIGSFFSPQYGGAPWSWAKFVDLVHHVWPVVAIATFGGLAYNMRVMRGNLLDTLNAQYVETARAKGLSGGAVVMRHAVPNALHPLVMYQGVVLPYMLTGEIETAIIFSLPTVGPAIVGSMAIGDVYVTATFMMVLSATLIVGNIIADMLLAMLDPRVRTYGGA
- a CDS encoding ABC transporter permease — its product is MLAFDSAPPPPHEETVKSVPHGNESYMALVWRRLRRSWTGTIGLVLVAMLLIMAIFAEFFAPMDPKATDVGFAPPQMMSFHDKDGNFVFQPRVYGLTESEELDPVTFQPIVGPDYDNPNLLGFFVSGAEYKLLGLIPTDRHFFGSTTGQPVHFLGTDKFGRDVLSRAIVGSRISLTIALTVVFIVTVIGTTVGMVSGYFGGAFDTWVQRFVEVVLAFPQLPLYLALTSLIPVTAPTNVFLGFVIIVMSALGWAQMSREVRGKTLALARIDYVRAAMAVGATDRRIIFQHIFPNVMSHVIVAVTLHIPSVVLLESFLGFLGFAVKPPLISWGLMLQDTANYSVIGTYPWILAPVGFVLITVFAFNALGDGLRDAVDPY
- a CDS encoding ABC transporter ATP-binding protein — encoded protein: MALALVNSFAPPVRLDHEGRSESPVIDARNVAVNFKVEHGTVEAVKDISFQLYRGETIAIVGESGSGKSVTARTVMGLLSKRAVVSPKSTVTYDGANILKFSERDRRKLRGDRISMIFQEPMSSLNPIYTIGSQIVEAIRVHRKVSKKQAEARALELLQHVQIPDPEARLRQYPHQLSGGQRQRVMIAMALANDPDVLIADEPTTALDVTVQAQILNLIRNLQKELRMAVILITHDLTVVRQFSDYVYVMQHGEMREHNTTEALFANPQHSYTKHLLGSEPRGQANPLPEGSDVILDAKDVRVSFMMRHGGFFKPELKELIAVNRLNLTLRRHETLGLVGESGSGKTTFGQALVRLNEPDSGEIYFDGQPIHGKSRAEMRPLRSRMQIVFQDPFSSLNPRMTIGQIIEEGLVVNKLGATKAERLDRVREALIAAGMPGNILSRFPHEFSGGQRQRIAIARAIALEPEFILLDEPTSALDLSVQAQIIELLRKLQDERGLSYLFISHDLKVVRALCHRVIVMQHGKIMEEGPVNEVLTNPKTAYTERLVKAAFEVA